One window of Thermocoleostomius sinensis A174 genomic DNA carries:
- a CDS encoding SRPBCC family protein → MTPQIFEQTIQINASATAVEQCITDRALMHRWLNPALRCDPIGEWNTDKGGKSRFIIQIPVLQPSLKSTVVEREPGLIVWQFDGFFKGRDRWECQPNNKGTTLLNRFEFEIPNPLVRYGFNTFALNWTKQDMQAQLRRLKRVAEDVYRGME, encoded by the coding sequence ATGACCCCTCAAATTTTTGAGCAAACCATTCAAATTAATGCTAGCGCTACGGCGGTTGAGCAATGTATCACCGATCGAGCTTTGATGCATCGTTGGTTGAATCCAGCTTTACGCTGTGATCCGATTGGGGAATGGAATACCGATAAAGGTGGTAAGAGCCGGTTTATTATTCAGATTCCAGTGCTACAACCATCTCTCAAAAGCACAGTAGTGGAGCGAGAACCAGGATTAATTGTCTGGCAATTTGATGGGTTTTTCAAAGGGCGCGATCGCTGGGAATGCCAACCGAACAATAAAGGCACAACATTGCTCAATCGGTTTGAGTTTGAGATTCCAAACCCGCTGGTGCGCTACGGATTCAATACCTTTGCACTCAACTGGACTAAGCAAGATATGCAAGCTCAGTTGCGACGGCTAAAACGAGTAGCAGAGGACGTTTATCGAGGCATGGAGTGA
- a CDS encoding DUF3146 family protein, protein MNSKRLPETVAYVRITYQSWQQGKIEGDVRAGDYEWQFQWRFKQGKLTVEPSLGRALIKEPLTRFLERCDYQLEPGGDYSFTIRAEL, encoded by the coding sequence GTGAATTCTAAGCGTCTGCCTGAAACGGTAGCCTATGTCCGCATCACATACCAATCTTGGCAACAGGGCAAGATTGAAGGAGACGTGCGGGCAGGTGATTATGAGTGGCAATTTCAATGGCGGTTTAAACAAGGAAAGCTAACCGTTGAACCGTCCCTTGGTCGTGCCCTCATCAAAGAACCGCTGACCCGATTTCTAGAGCGTTGCGACTATCAACTTGAACCGGGCGGAGACTACAGCTTCACGATCCGGGCAGAGCTTTAA
- a CDS encoding DUF2808 domain-containing protein — protein sequence MRPLTWLGVALAASFGLNSILWTPAWTNDPSAHAAEVRGQIYFTRPPALVGAITTHNAVFFRHPSYYFTLEVPTDAGEPLGQVVIQQQDGGTAARRVRYRLDATQAFLGTQGNRGDALALSETRFDRDNQTVTVRFDPPVPPGNTVTIRLRPERNPRLGGVYLFGVTAYPAGETPYGQFLGYGRFNIYERDYLPFPFF from the coding sequence ATGCGTCCCTTAACTTGGCTAGGAGTGGCGCTTGCCGCTTCATTTGGATTGAATTCAATTCTCTGGACACCTGCGTGGACAAATGACCCGTCTGCCCATGCAGCCGAGGTGCGAGGACAAATTTATTTCACCCGTCCGCCTGCGTTGGTAGGAGCTATCACAACCCACAACGCCGTATTTTTTCGCCATCCAAGTTATTACTTTACACTAGAGGTGCCGACCGATGCTGGAGAACCATTGGGACAAGTTGTAATCCAACAACAAGACGGAGGAACAGCCGCCCGCCGAGTGCGCTATCGTCTAGACGCCACTCAAGCCTTTCTGGGGACGCAAGGCAATCGCGGCGACGCCTTAGCCTTGAGTGAAACTCGCTTCGATCGCGATAACCAAACTGTTACGGTTCGTTTTGATCCGCCTGTGCCGCCTGGCAACACCGTCACCATCCGGCTGAGACCGGAGCGCAATCCCCGCTTGGGCGGGGTGTATTTATTTGGCGTGACAGCCTACCCTGCCGGTGAAACACCCTATGGGCAGTTTTTAGGCTATGGGCGTTTCAATATTTATGAGCGTGACTACTTGCCGTTTCCATTTTTCTAA